TTATGAGCACTCTTGAGCCCGAGCGCGGGTCAGGCACCGGAACCCTCGTGGAGCCGACACCACAGGTGTCGAACGGCGACGGCGACCACGAGCGCTACGCCCATTACGTCCAGAAGGACAAGATCATGGCGAGTGCCCTGGAGGGCACCCCCGTGGTCGCGCTGTGCGGCAAGGTCTGGGTACCGGGGCGTGACCCCAAGAAGTACCCGGTCTGCCCCATGTGCAAGGAGATCTACGAGTCCATGGGCGCCGGCGGCGACAAGGACAAGGGCAAGGGCGGCAAGGACAAGAAGTAGTCCCACCCGCACCACCGGACAGCCCGGGAGAGCCCCCGGGGCACGCAGTCGCGTGCCCCGGGGGCTCTTCTTCGTGCGCGGCCGCCGGCGTTGCACGGGCTGCTCCCGACGGTCACAGAGTGGTGGAGACCACTTGTCGGCGACCTGGTCCGGACCTACCCTCCTGCAAGTTGTGCAGAACGAAACGAGCGTTGCGCATGCTGCAACGCCTACCGGTAGGGGTTCCCGGATGAAGATTTCTGCCCGAATTGCCGCCCCGGCCGCGGCCCTTGTGCTGGCCGGCCTGACCGCCACCGCCTGCGGAGCGCCGCAGACCTCCGACAACGGCGCCAAGAGCGACGAGAAGACCGGCACGCTGCGCGTCTGGCTGTTCCAGGAGGTCGGCAACAAGCCCAAGGAGAAGGTCGTCGACGCCGCGGTCGCCGGCTTCGGGAAGACCCACAAGGGCGCGAAGGTCGAGATCGAGTACATACCCGTCGAGACCCGCGCCCAGCGCGTCAAGGCCGCGTTCAACGACCCCAAGAGCGCCCCCGACCTCATCGAGTACGGCAACACGGACACCGCCGGCTACGTCAAGGACGGCGGACTGGCCGATGTGAGCACGGAGTTCGCCGCCTGGGACGAGGCCAAGGACACCGACCCGACCGCCAGGCAGTCGGTGACGGTCGACGGCAAGGTCTACGGGGCCCCGCTCTTCGTCGGCGTACGGGCGCTGTACTACCGCACCGACGTCTTCGCGGAGCTGGGGATCAAGGCCCCCAAGTCCCAGGCCGAACTGATCTCCACCGCAAGGAAGATCCACCGGAAGAAGCCGGACCTGTACGGGCTCGCGGTCGGCGGCGCGTACACCTACGGCGCGATGCCCTTCATCTGGGCCAACGGCGGCGAACTGGCCGACGGGAGCGCCTCCTCGTACAAGGCGGCCATCAACAGCGACAAGGCACGCAAGGGCATCGAGGCCTACACCTCGCTCTTCGGCGACACCAACTGCCCGGCCGCCAAGTGCGCCGCCATGGGCGGCAACGCGACCGTCACCGCCTTCGCCGCCGGCAAGGCCGCGATGGCCATCGGCGGCGACTTCAGCCACACGGCCGTCGAGGCAGGCACGGTGAAGGGCAAGTACGCGGTCGTGCCGCTGCCGGGAGTGGCCGAGGGCTCCGTCGCCCCGGCGTTCGCGGGCGGGAACAACATCGGCGTACTGAAGAGCAGCGCGCACCGCACGCTGGCCGTCGACCTGATGAAGGCGCTGACCGGCAAGGCGACCCAGGCCAGGATGTTCGACGCGATGGGCTTCCTGCCGACGTACACGGACGTGCGGGCCGATGCGGCGAAGCGGGAGCCGTTCGTGGAGCCGTTCGTCGAAACACTCGGCGCGGGCGCCAGGTTCGTGCCCGCCTCGCCGGCCTGGGGGCAGATCGACTCCTCGCTGATCCTGCCGACGATGTTCCAGGAGATCGTCAGCGGCCGTAAGGACGTGGCGAAGGCCTCGGACGACGCGGCGAAGAAGATGGACGCGGCGTTCGCCGACGCGGGCTGACGATGACGGCCAACAGCACGGCGTACAAAGCGCCGCCCCCCGTACCCGGAACGGACGCTCCCCCTCCGCGCCCGCTCCGGCGCCGCCGCCCGGCCTCACCGGCCGGGCGGCCGGGCTGGACCCCCTGGCTCTATCTGCTGCCCGCACTCGTCCTGATCGGCGGGCTGCTGGTCTACCCGATCTACCAACTGGGCCTGATCTCCTTCCTGGAGTACACCCAGGCCCAGGTCAGCGGTGGTGAGCCGGCCACCTTCCAGGGCTTCGGCAACTACGCGACGCTCTTCCACGACAGCCAGTTCTGGCAGGTGCTCCTGGCCACCGTGGTCTTCGCCGCGGCCTGCGTACTGGCGACCCTGCTGACCGGCTGCGCGCTGGCCGTCCTGCTGACCCGGGTGCGGGCCGTGCCGCGGCTCGCGCTGATGATGGCCGCGCTCGGCGCCTGGGCGACCCCGGCGATCACCGGCTCGACCGTCTGGGTCTTCCTCTTCGACGCCGACTTCGGGCCGGTCAACCGGGTGCTGGGGCTCGGTGACCACTCCTGGACGTACGGGCGCTACAGCGCCTTCGCGCTGGTGCTCCTCGAAGTCCTGTGGTGCTCGTTCCCGTTCGTGATGGTGACCGTGTACG
This genomic interval from Streptomyces sp. NBC_00464 contains the following:
- a CDS encoding DUF3039 domain-containing protein — its product is MSTLEPERGSGTGTLVEPTPQVSNGDGDHERYAHYVQKDKIMASALEGTPVVALCGKVWVPGRDPKKYPVCPMCKEIYESMGAGGDKDKGKGGKDKK
- a CDS encoding extracellular solute-binding protein; the protein is MKISARIAAPAAALVLAGLTATACGAPQTSDNGAKSDEKTGTLRVWLFQEVGNKPKEKVVDAAVAGFGKTHKGAKVEIEYIPVETRAQRVKAAFNDPKSAPDLIEYGNTDTAGYVKDGGLADVSTEFAAWDEAKDTDPTARQSVTVDGKVYGAPLFVGVRALYYRTDVFAELGIKAPKSQAELISTARKIHRKKPDLYGLAVGGAYTYGAMPFIWANGGELADGSASSYKAAINSDKARKGIEAYTSLFGDTNCPAAKCAAMGGNATVTAFAAGKAAMAIGGDFSHTAVEAGTVKGKYAVVPLPGVAEGSVAPAFAGGNNIGVLKSSAHRTLAVDLMKALTGKATQARMFDAMGFLPTYTDVRADAAKREPFVEPFVETLGAGARFVPASPAWGQIDSSLILPTMFQEIVSGRKDVAKASDDAAKKMDAAFADAG
- a CDS encoding carbohydrate ABC transporter permease, translated to MTANSTAYKAPPPVPGTDAPPPRPLRRRRPASPAGRPGWTPWLYLLPALVLIGGLLVYPIYQLGLISFLEYTQAQVSGGEPATFQGFGNYATLFHDSQFWQVLLATVVFAAACVLATLLTGCALAVLLTRVRAVPRLALMMAALGAWATPAITGSTVWVFLFDADFGPVNRVLGLGDHSWTYGRYSAFALVLLEVLWCSFPFVMVTVYAGIRAIPTEVLEAAALDGASQWRIWRSVMAPMLRPILVVVTIQSVIWDFKVFTQIYVMTNGGGIAGQNLVLNVYAYQKAFASSQYSLGSAIGVVMLVILLAVTLVHLRLVRRQGEEL